Proteins encoded together in one Bactrocera neohumeralis isolate Rockhampton chromosome 4, APGP_CSIRO_Bneo_wtdbg2-racon-allhic-juicebox.fasta_v2, whole genome shotgun sequence window:
- the LOC126755382 gene encoding LOW QUALITY PROTEIN: neural cell adhesion molecule 2 (The sequence of the model RefSeq protein was modified relative to this genomic sequence to represent the inferred CDS: inserted 1 base in 1 codon; deleted 2 bases in 1 codon): MKGGTALLFTLFFATICLQFNAGVAAENKTVTSSLVGDIDYAKDDYYYDDETDADGGDVDNEYIDDEEDDDEEYADDVANEAAEMKAAELRAEPPYFEETEVNIYTRPGENLLLDCAAKNIHSKNVIMWYKGKIVIATGQFVMDPNVDVLKNNSLVIQNVTSKDAGDYYCEVLPEKVRMHALVEVDESLMIFCDGHEVTNETLVFVQGEPHVCVCKYYSLENVQIKWFIDGKRAESLVERVLGEQLYIDNVDTKHGGIYQCLADDLSQEPPHAMIVVDVVYVPKVSTYRHYVNTEQGGNAELYCDYAANPSGEVLWLRNGKRLNASXKYTFNEITHKERKRSILTVMDVSANDLGEHVCQVQNAIGRGETKVHIIYEPEHPQLEDLEVNGNQAVIHWLVRSIQPLSEAVLDYKLAGSYTWSKVSVVHTRRHAESHIWKVTHEMELTPGSWHVRMRAKNTVGWSAFSTQHDFVIKDNESDVDAYDVLDGVDDDDEDDLDTADAPKTVAVASFGGGGSNGGAALQMSNKLFALLSAGSMFLLLLLSKNGIL, from the exons gtGTGGCTGCTGAGAACAAGACTGTCACTAGCAGTCTCGTCGGCGACATCGATTACGCAAAAGATGACTATTATTACGATGATGAGACAGACGCGGACGGTGGCGATGTGGACAATGAATATATTGATGATGAGGAAGATGACGACGAAGAATACGCGGACGATGTGGCAAACGAGGCGGCGGAAATGAAAGCAGCAGAGCTCCGAGCAGAGCCACCCTATTTTGAAGAAACGGAAGTTAATATTTACACACGGCCAGGCGAGAATCTACTGCTCGACTGCGCGGCCAAGAATATACATT CAAAAAATGTGATCATGTGGTATAAGGGTAAAATTGTTATTGCAACCGGACAATTCGTTATGGATCCCAATGTGGATGTGCTCAAGAATAATTCGCTGGTGATACAGAATGTGACCTCTAAGGATGCTGGCGACTATTACTGTGAAGTGCTGCCCGAGAAGGTGCGCATGCACGCGCTGGTCGAAGTCGATGAAAGTCTAATGATCTTCTGTGATGGGCATGAGGTAACCAATGAGACTTTGGTTTTTGTGCAGGGTGAACCACACGTTTGTGTATGCAAATACTACTCACTGGAAAATGTGCAGATCAAATGGTTTATCGAT GGCAAACGCGCCGAAAGTTTGGTCGAACGTGTGCTAGGCGAGCAGCTCTATATTGACAATGTGGATACCAAACATGGTGGCATCTACCAGTGTCTAGCCGATGATCTGTCACAAGAACCGCCGCATGCCATGATCGTGGTCGATGTTGTATACGTGCCGAAGGTCTCCACTTATCGGCATTATGTCAATACGGAACAGGGTGGCAATGCCGAGTTGTATTGTGACTATGCGGCAAATCCGAGCGGTGAAGTACTGTGGCTGCGTAACGGTAAAAGGCTGAATGCCT ATAAATATACATTCAACGAGATCACACATAAAGAACGCAAACGTTCGATCTTAACGGTTATGGATGTGAGCGCTAACGATCTTGGCGAGCATGTATGTCAAGTGCAG AATGCCATCGGCCGTGGCGAGACGAAAGTGCATATCATTTACGAACCGGAACATCCACAATTGGAGGACTTGGAAGTTAATGGTAACCAAGCGGTGATACATTGGTTAGTGCGCAGCATACAGCCGTTATCGGAGGCGGTGTTGGATTATAAACTGGCGGGC TCGTACACTTGGAGCAAAGTGTCTGTGGTGCATACACGCCGCCACGCGGAAAGTCACATTTGGAAGGTGACTCACGAGATGGAGCTCACGCCGGGAAGTTGGCATGTGCGTATGCGCGCGAAAAATACCGTTGGCTGGTCGGCATTTTCCACGCAGCATGATTTCGTAATTAAAGATAATGAAAGTGATGTGGATGCGTACGATGTGCTCGACGGCGTCGACGACGATGATGAag ATGACTTGGATACAGCTGATGCGCCGAAAACA GTCGCTGTGGCCAGCTTTGGCGGTGGCGGCTCGAATGGCGGCGCAGCGTTGCAAAtgtcaaacaaattatttgcgCTGCTGAGTGCCGGCagcatgtttttgttgttgttgttatcaaaaaatggaattttataa